In Brassica napus cultivar Da-Ae chromosome A3, Da-Ae, whole genome shotgun sequence, the sequence ATTGAAATCGtctaaaatttcattaaaagtcAAATCACCTCGAATGTTATATTGAatatccccccccccccataaACTTAGACACTACTATACATATTAGCTTATATGAAGATACATACCATTTGACTCTACGAGCAAtatattactctattttttttcattttaaatgttattttatatttgtatatataaattaaaaataataattttatatatttctgaataaacattattatttgtatatctaaccatattttaatatgtaaaaaaataaattataatgtaACGAAATTTTACTCTACATCGCCATTTATACAAAACTGAAGGagtattaaataaaatagattatatcGAAAATGCATCCATTTCTCACACCGAAATAAGCTGATAATAACGAATACATCAATTCTGTGTGCGTCGTAGAATACGTACAATCCATGTCCCTTACGTTGCAGGTTCccatcatttatataaatattctcTTCTTTTCTGCTTTCACCTTTTTATGTAAtatgaaattaataatttatattatattcttcCCCTATATATATCTCAGATGTCCACCGTTTCAGTATAGCACCGCCACTCGAATTACCTAACatagaaaaaaagaattagaaGATTGGTATACTCACTTGTTGctaaattttcacaaaaattcaaacaaaaatgCAGAGGCAAGTGGCACTCATTAAGCAGTCCCTCTTTGATCAGGTACAATGTTTATTCCTTTTATTGTGAACATATGAATTTCTTTTTTAGTGTTAGTGTAGATTTATATTAGTACCAGCTGTGAATTtcttcaagaaaataataattaaaactcAAATGGAAAAATACATGCAGGGATATCTCGATGAACAATTCATAGAGTTAGAAGAGCTCCAAGATGATGCAAACCCTAATTTTGTTGAAGAAGTTGCAACATTATACTTCAAAGATTCAGCTCGATTAATCAGTAACATTGAGCAAGCTTTGTGAGTaactttaattttcatatttattttttctatttttgaacAAGACTTTGAGTTTTCTAATGTACACAAAATGACTTTTAACAATGCAGGGAAAGAGGATCATTTGATTTCAATCGGCTGGATAATTACATGCATCAGTTTAAGGGCAGCAGCACAAGGTAAAATTTCCCCTGAATTTTGATGAAGTTACATATAGAAATGCGACTACTTGATCAAGCACATTTAAATTACTTCCActcgatcaagaatattaatTACTTCCACTCTGATTCATGATTTAATGATAAAAGTTTACTAGACTTAACATAAATATGTTTATTATAgttgtatataataataaatagtagCATTTGTTAAAACGTAATTAGTAATGACATAATGTGCTTTTTTCTTGTAGCATCGGTGCGAGTAAGGTGAAAACTGAATGCACTATGTTTAGGGAATACTGCAGAGTTGGAAATGTTGAAGGGTACTTTCCCTTTACACCttcttgcttcttttttttaacggaATATAAATTCACCGGGTGAAAATTAACAAGAAAAGTATGGAGTTAAAATTGCAGCAATATCCGTTGAACCTTGAACTTTTCTGCTTTATTCAATTTTCAATGCCCTAAATAATTTTCTCACTATTCCGTACTCGCGACGAGTGCAGATGCTTGAGGACTTTCAAGCAACTGAAGAAAGAGCACGCAACGTTGAGAAAGAAGCTTGAACAATATTTCCAGGCAAGCAAATAATTAACTATGCTTAATGAATCACAAATCATGTGATGATCACTTTTTTATCATAGTAACTGTTTAGTTATGTACCTGAATTAGATTTTGTAATGAACAGTTGGCAAGACAGGCGGGGCCCAAGGAGACAGCACGTAGGCCCAAGTAATACTGGGACAGATCAATGAGGAATCGTCAGCGAATTTTGTAGTAGAAAATGCTATAAATACATAGTTCCTCAATGTATGTAATAAAGAAGATCTtggatttttaatattatgcATGTTAATAAACGGTCCAAATTTCTCTcatgtttttccttatatggcTAATATTCTCCatagatattattttatttgcgATTTGCCTCTTATTCGTAACATTTTAGCTTTTCTCATTAATGACGgtatacaaacaaaaataaacatgcCTTTATGAATTCGCCTTTAAGTCTTTAACCATGAACACATTATTATGTAGGCACTTCGAAAGTATAGTATCTAGTCTCTACTGCGAATATAGTACTCATCATAaaggcaacaaaaaaaaaacatacaagatatGATAGTTATGCAAACCACCTGGAGATAAAATCATAATTCATATTTGagaaaaataatgtattaatttgCTTTACTAGTCTAGCAGTTCTTCTATTACTTTTAGTCTTAGAGAAATTTCATCGGTCATACTCTTGGAGTATCTCAataattacagaaaaaaatagaaaataatagaTACTGAGGAGAGAAACATGAGAAAAGTTCTCATATCACTTTTAAATACTCTTTAGACCCTCTATATACACTGCCAGCTTAGAAATAAATTTAGCtttttcaaacatttttaatttatttagataactaaatcttaataaataattagttttatttggTGTAGATACCCTACTTAGAAATTCAATCGATAATGTTGCTCTTACATGTTTTAGTTTTTCATATGATGGAATAAGCTAACTACATATAGGTCtaatataatttgttattttctaaaataaaaaaataatagacatgagatttattcaaaataataattctctaaatatagagtaaaaattaaaagaatgtTACTTTTTAATAGTAACCTTtgttttaggaaaaaaatagaAGTTGATTtgaatacttttatttttaaatactacAGTAGAGGTAAATATATCGATGAAGATGTGTGTTGAAGATGGTTATGTTTGTAGCATAAGCGAAGATGTCTATTGTCTCTCGTTTTGATGGTGTTAACTATCTGACCTCATTGTTTTGATGGTGACCATGGAGGCTTTTATCCCTCCTCTTTATTGTTTCGATCAGGAATGTCAATTTGAAGAAGTTTTCTTGTTTGACTTGCCTTTTTTGGAAACAACGGTGGTTGAACGTGTGATATCACCTTTATCAAGTCTTTATAAAGGTGAGTACTTGTTGTTTAAGATTTACCATTTGCTTGTCCAGTATATCGGAGGCCCAGTCCTCCTTCCTTCTTAGGAAGGCAACAAGTCTCCTAAAATGTAGTATTTACTAATGCAAATACAATTTAGATTAAGTCATGCACCACAATTAATATTAGCAACACAGTCCACTTGAAAATGTTGTTTGCTTGTGCCATGGCGTTATACGGTCCGGTTAATTGTGTCCAGAAAAAAATAGTTTGGTTAAAATCTTATCGAGAGTATCAAAGTCATTAACCAAGTTTGGCACCACGCGCTACAATAGATTATAGTGAGTATCAAATTAAGTCATTGCGTATAAATACTCAAAGTCattgtatatataaactaaCTGCGACtaataatttacaaattaaatgATGTATATTATGGTTCATTCGTGATTTTTTTAGGTATAAACGTCAAGCACTCATTATGCATACTTGTCTATGTCTGCCCTATATTTACAAGCAAAAGTTCACTTACTCATGAAATTTTGATGCATATTTGTTTGTCTACAGGCCCTTATATTTCAAGTAAAAAATCATTTACTCATGAAATTTGGTTGGATTTGGTACCAACTTTAGaggaattttaattttaccaaaaatttgTTACCACGTAtcaaatttatctttaaaagataatcattttcataaatattctACAGTTGACTCaacttaatttgaaaaaatgGTAGCCAACCAAAGACGAATCAAGTAGTTGTTTTTACTGGGTCACAACAACTAGTGAAGAAATACATTACTTTTTTTAACAAGTCATGGGTGCATGTGCACCTTCTATCATCTATCTAACTTCGCATTTGTAGCcaatttatgatattttaaataatttctcatttttatattataggtaactaatatatttattatgctTCATTTAAAACGTTGAAGTCAAAAAATTTAAgagaatatttttaaaccagGATCGTATACTAAACAGTAATTTAGATATAACGTTGCAACTTTCTAGAAAGAATTTTAGACgtttttttatacaaatattttttccataaataacatacatatatatatatatatcccgaCTACCATGGTaattaatattcatatatatatatatatatatgatttttatgttGAATATTTAACGGTTAAAGTGCTTAttatgttttgtatatttatttgtaatttttattttgtaatataatttttttagttacatcatccaaaatatagaaattcaacatattctataaatatataaaattgacAAATTGTACACGTAAACAAAGTTAAGtactcatttttatattttcggaTTTATTTTCCGCACAAGGTGCGGACTATcacctagtatatattaatcatggagCATTACAATATGTTTTCTTAGCTACGTATCATCATGAAGTTGATTCttagaatttttagaaaaataaattggtcCATATAAACACATAATATGCTTTAtaataaactaactatcaaattaattagtagtgtacaaaagaatattttttccttaaataaaagcaacagaattacctaatatggttaacatatacacgtcaattaattattatgaataatacatattatttttgtatcttctctttttgtttgaattttatattattacacgaaattaaataatcacattaagcaaataataaaaaatagatttttttcttatatgttatattttgaattttttaaaacgactataaattactaaaaacggTAAAAATCCCACATTGataattttgtgatcaatggtttaattgtttttgttcaaacaagatacaaatgatcatatatcataGGGATGGGCGTTCGGATACACACTCGGGTTCGTATAAGGTATTTAGGATTTTTggtatttcagtataaaggtatTTCTACACTTTGGGTTAGGTTCGGGCtttttatgttcgggtttggatattttgtGTCAGGtttggatatttaaattttgaagaaaaaataaatcattgtttaattttgtgtatttaaaatatattttttttaacttaacttgttttctaatttttaaaagattaaactattaataggtttggagataaaacttctaaaatagaaagacattaatttagttgttgttttgaaattttggatgcaacttttgttaatgcaagaaacaagagcttgatatatattttacgtgagtagcaaatgattttgtccataattatatgtatattatctaattttgagcaatgtgcaacattaatagaaatattttcaataaaatgagagaagtaaactagaaatatagggtTAATTAAGTATACTTATTTTTGGTTATCTTTGGATATTCATTCgagttcggatattacccgttcgggtttagatatccaatctctccgaATTCAATAACCGTTCATGTATTTTGTtacttcggttcagatttttGGATCATATTCACATACGGATTCGGGTATCGGAGAAAATTCTCAGCCCTAATAAATCTtttgaatatgaagtctcattaatagatattcatattatatatatatatatatataatatcatttgaaataaattatatactatataaaaaatatgttaatttcaaaatttgcagtggtaaattattgagatcttaatattttaattttaaaatttgtattgaaaaatatcacattaaaaattttgtgattaacggtttaaatttgtgttacagcaaatatacaaatgttaaaaaaaatcatatgagtaggaagtgTCAATGATCaatatttatactaaaatatactatatatctatgtcaatataaataaagtttaatttctaccatataaagtaaataaaatgattgttttgatttatttaccaaaacggtgattgtaaattaacaaaaggtattggttttgatttatgtgcttactctaatgtatatacttttatgtatataaattatttttcaaatatgtaGTTTCTGATATCTTATTTGAATCTTTGACAATCCCAGAAACACACATATTCAAATCacaatgatttttaatattggatgcactatatatattgtttcattcagattaaataatttagtcttgatttttattcctaaatCGCAATGCTAAGATTTTTAACAATAAGATTGGAAGTCCTCTTCATTTTCTTCGTACTGCGGAGATTGAAGGTGCCTTATGGGCTGAATCCCATACTAAAGAGGTTACAAATAGGATTTCTCCATTTGTTGGGAATTCTATCTTACAGGGGGTAGATCGGTGTTATATCAATGGCGCATGGAAAGAACAAGATTCTTTCACAGGACAAGGATGGTTTTACAGAAAAGAAGGATCCACTGATACTATGATGAGTGCAATGTCTATTCGCAGGAGTCTATCACCTTTACATGCAGAATGTGAAGCTTTGATATGGGCGATGAAGTACATGAAAACACTACATATCTCAGAGGTGGTGTTTGCAACATACTGCTTACAATTTGTGAAGATGGTGGCTACACGAACATAATGGTCGGCTTTAACTACACACATGGAggagtttttaaaaatgtaaggAATACTTCCCCACCTTCACTATTCAGCACATTCCAAGGGCACAATACACAATGGCGGACAAACTAGCACGAAGTGCTAGGACTCAGTCTTCTGCGATGGTTTATGTTGATTCAGTTCCTCCGAGTTTCGGAATCTGCCTAGTGTAGTTTTgtcttttgttaaaaaaaaaacttttaatgaaatatcatgattCCAGTCACCTCTTTTTGAATTTGTTCAAAAAATGAGATATTTGATCATGTATCTAATATTGTTTCTCTCTAATACACTATCaaactattataattgtaagaatgagagatttgaactatttattataagtttactTGTTTATCAGAATACATTTGCGGTTTTATGAACGTTGCTAGACATTCTGCATTTGGAAAAGGAGCTGCTGAGATTGTTCTCTCTGCAGGAGTTTGGATAAAGAAGAAGAGGTCGGAGATTGAGGAAAGCATGTGGTTGAGTCACAAGCCGTGGATACCGAGGCCAATGCTGAGCGTGCATGTGCGTATGGGAGACAAAGCTTGCGAGATAAGAGTCGCACCTTTAGAAGAGTATATGCGTTTGGCTGATAGGATAAGAGAACGGTTTCCGAAGCTCAACAGGATCTGGCTCTCTACGGAGATGAAGGAAGTTGTGGACATAAGTAAAGAGTATGGTCAGTGGAGATTCTATTACGTGGAAGTGGCGAGACAAGTTGGTAATAACTTGATGGCTGAGTATGAAGCTAGCCTTGAGAGAGAGATGAGCACGAACTATCCTCTTGTTAAATTTTTGATGGCGTCAGAAGCTGACTTCTTCATCGGAGCTTTGGGCTCCACTTGGTGTTTCCTCATTGATGCTATGAGGAATACCGGTGGTAAACTCATGTCCGGTTTTCTCAGTGTCAATAAAGACCGGTTCTGGTAACTTCACCGGTTCCACTATGTACAGAACTTCTCCACTCCTTGTTTCTTCAGCTGTTGTACAAAGCGTTTTTCTGGTTTGGTTTAGGCATTGGCTTTCGGATGTCCAATCTGTTTCGGTTTGGAATCAATTCAGGTTTGAGTTTTTTGAAGCACAAATTTAGTCACATTCGGGTATATATAAGTTCGGTTTGGTGTCAGTTGGGGTTTACTCGGGTTCGGTAACACATTGAAATCTGGTTAAACCCATTTTAAATTTGGGTTTAGTTCTCCAAATACTTATTTCTAACTcgaaaatacattatttaaatgggaaaaaatcataaaaattctGAACTTTCAAAAAATGGCTATTTAAAGCATGAACTTAAGGGACGACTTAAAACATGAAGTTTTTAttgacttttattttatatcacaAAGTTTCGTTGACTGGGCCATATTAGGTATGTTGTTAAATGAGTTAACAGAATTTTAAACGTGGTTAACTAAATCGTGTTTAATCACTGTTAATCTAAACTACGTAGTTTTGGTTATGTCcaaaatttattcaaacaaaatgaacccaaaaaaaaacataaaccactttgttttaaagttttgattatattttttcacaTTACGATCACGTGGACATCAATCACACCCACCTTTCTTTGCCTCACGTCATCTAATAAGCCACGTCATCATCTGTATCCTTCTCTACTCTCTTTCTTGTCGAAGTCTTCCTCTACAACTACACGGTGGCCTCTTCCTTTGCATAAGTTCCTCATTATCTCTTTGTCAATCAGATCTGTGAGAAATATAATACAGAATTCATAAACCTTTTTATCCCATGATACCATGATAAGTTATGAAGATCTTTGAGAACACTTGTCGACCCTATTCATCACAACACTGTGAGAAATCCACTCATCAAGTCTTCAGAAACTGAAAATTTGTTACTGACTCATTGGTCGAACCCTTGGCTAAAGATCTTTACTTTTGAGTGCTCATCAAATGAATTCTTCTCCAGTCTTGGTCTTTGTCTTGGAAGACTAGGATGTTATAGAATATTATCGCTTGAGCTAAACATCAAGGTCCTGGGAGACAGCACGATGAAAGTGCTAAAGAGTTTATTTACATCAAGCCCTTAGCTCTTTATTTACTTGGCGTCTGTTTATGATGCAAAACATAacataatttaaacaaaaacataaatatgcttaacatttttaccaaaaaaaaaaaaaacataaatatggaTTAACTTTCAAAGTAACAAAAACACAAGAAAAAAGAATTGGATTAATCTGAATGAAATGGATCAAATCCTATGATAGGTCTACACGTTTGGATTTTGGGCAAGGCtttttttgcccagccctagttTGGTTCATAAACAATTCAGAGCAATCACGAACCAACTTCACTGATTAACTGAACAGAGCAAAATGGCTGTTTCTTATGTAGCAAACGTGTGTTCCTTAAGAATCTCACAAATAACATGGCTTACTACAAACAATAACACACCCAAACGTTCTCTCATCTAAGTGACACCTTGTTCTTCAAGGTGGCAATTATTTTATTCCGGTTCTTGATTGGAACGGGAGCTCGAGGAACCAGGTTTCGAAGCAGCTTGTTTCCTGTTCTTCCTGATTCTAGCTTTCTTGGCTTTCATTCTGCGTTTCTTCTCAGCTGATTCGACCCGTTTGTAATGTGATGGTATCAGCAAAGGGTCAACTTCAGTATCCTTGTACCTGTTACTGTCGTCGTCACTTGATTGTGGTGAGGACTGAGGAGCTCTCTGAGTCTCCTCATGGCTTTGACCATATTTGCAAATATATCAAGAAGCGGAAGAAGCTCTTCTGCCTTAAGAGGGAAGTCAGATGTCAAGCACAATGCATGTCTTAACCCTTTTGTGTACTCGCTTTCACTTTTGTTAAAATTCTCGTATGCTTCGCTTCGAAATAGAAGTCaaagaatattaattagtagatggattttttaacaattttttaagattttgatATATGACggtctaacaaaaaaaattgaagcacACAATTAAATCTTATTTTGGCTTTTTAATGTTTGTTGTACAGTTACGTATGGGAAGCGCAGTCGACACACGATGTGGACAAGCATATGGTGCCCACCGATACGAGATGCTTGGGATGTATCTCCAACGAGCAACGATCGTCCTCGCTCTGGTTGGTTTGCCCATGACAGTACTATACACCTTGTATAGGATTCTAATCCTACTAGATGAGCTCAAAACAGTCTCGTACATGGCATCTCTATACATCGTAGGACTCTATCCCTCAAATTTTCGCTTTCGCGGTCAATTTCACGGCCCAAAAGTTCCTTTAAGCCCAATGCGTGGTGACCCCCCAGCCCGTACATCTTGGGCGCCGCCCTTATCCTCCAGATTTTGTTGATGTGGACCACAGTTATTACTTCTAAGACCTCGATTGGTACAACTAATGACAAAATAGTAGCAGTATTAGCATATAAGCagtataagaaaattttaaatttaaattatatttaagaaaaaaatttcataatattttagatattattatttttagactaatattttaatataaatattaattttttaaacaaattatgataaaatgaattttttggtgaagatatcaatactattaaaagggaaggagtcataaaaaatctacttaaaacaaGTCATAGTTGGACCATTTTATTTAACTAGAATTCCTATTATTTTTCATACTACTAACTTAATTATTCTTCATTAAAAGCAAATTAGTCATAAAAAATGGTACTAACCTAATtatctatttatatgtttactATATACGCATTATTCCATCGTAAATATTTTGAGCTAATATTAAATAATGTACAtcctatatttatataatatatggttacttgtgatttatttaatagataataCCTTCGAagactataaacaaaatataatatctattgtaaaaaatacattttttacagAAATGAACCATTATTTTATACTAATCTTATTAACTAAACTGATTTCATTAACCATGTTATATATATGAACACTTCAACATTATCATTCACAAACTAAACGATGTTTGTCACAATTTAATATTCCAAGTTGGTTGTATTATTTTAATACCAAACCAGTTCCTATAAAAATCCATAGATATGATTATGGTCTACATAAAACCGGTTCAATCTTTCCATCTgctatatttttagaaaatgacTATTTATCTTCGGTTCTGTTAGATATTTAGTCTAACCAATTATAAATTGGTTAGTGATAACTTCTAAAACTTTGAAaacattttgttatttattaacaCTATATCGATACTTTAAAACATGTTAGCAGTAGAATTGTGTTTTAGAACAAAATctacttattttaaaacataatattattttgatactatgtgttatattaaacatagttatatatatttgaaataaataattatatacataaattatacttttggttaactaaattatttatcaaCCAACTAAAAATATTCGGGTAATTCAAATTTTCGTGTTATccggtttataaatagtatttttaggatatgtgtttatttaaaaattgaatgtaattaatatttttaaatatataatttttatttaaaaattcaggtactcatttggttctcggttcggtttcaATTTTTCGGTCATAGATTTATGATTtgctatattatttatatatgcaattcaattcaattttgGTTTTTCAGCTTGGTACGGTTTGGTCCGTGGTTTTGGATAAATGTGCTCAAACTTGTACACTATCTTATATAGAAATTCGTTTACaatatatttacttacaaaAACAATCCGCGCTTtccaagcgcgggtcaaaatctagtactaaattaaaagaaatacctAGGGTAgtactaaaattt encodes:
- the LOC106444048 gene encoding histidine-containing phosphotransfer protein 4, whose product is MQRQVALIKQSLFDQGYLDEQFIELEELQDDANPNFVEEVATLYFKDSARLISNIEQALERGSFDFNRLDNYMHQFKGSSTSIGASKVKTECTMFREYCRVGNVEGCLRTFKQLKKEHATLRKKLEQYFQLARQAGPKETARRPK
- the LOC106442231 gene encoding uncharacterized protein LOC106442231 — encoded protein: MADKLARSARTQSSAMVYVDSVPPKYICGFMNVARHSAFGKGAAEIVLSAGVWIKKKRSEIEESMWLSHKPWIPRPMLSVHVRMGDKACEIRVAPLEEYMRLADRIRERFPKLNRIWLSTEMKEVVDISKEYGQWRFYYVEVARQVGNNLMAEYEASLEREMSTNYPLVKFLMASEADFFIGALGSTWCFLIDAMRNTGGKLMSGFLSVNKDRFW